Genomic DNA from Prunus persica cultivar Lovell chromosome G1, Prunus_persica_NCBIv2, whole genome shotgun sequence:
AAGTGATTTGTTTTATGCTCACCCTACAAGTATTAAGCTACTGCGCGCATTTCCTCATATTTTGATCATGGATTGCACATATAAGACAAACAGGTTTCGCTATCCACTTTTGGAGATTGAGGGGGTGACGTCTACACATCTTACATTCTCAATTGCATTTGTTTATCTTAGTGCTGAGAAAGAAGACAACTACAGATGGGCATTGGCTCGATTAAGGAGTGTTATGGGTGATAATTCGATTCCTAGTGTTATTGTCACAGATAGAGAGTTAGCTCTCATGAATGCACTCCATGAAGTCTTTCCAGGTGTTTGACATTTATTATGTACATGGCATTTCAATAAGGGAGTCTTAGGAAAGTGCAAAAATGTATTTGAAGACAAAGCTAGttcaaacaaatttttaatttcatggaATATGCTTGTTTCATCAAATACAGAAGCCGAGTATGAAAGACATCAATTGGCCTTGCAGACCAACTTCAAAGATCACAATTCTATCATCAACTATGTGAAGGAGACATGGTTGATTCCTTATAAAGAAAGATTCGTTGCTGCTTGGACAAACAcatgtatgcattttgggAATACAACATCAAATAGGTATTTATTATTGATTTTCAGTTAATATTTATATAgcatacattatatattacttCACATGAAACATGTTGCTACAATATACAGGGCGGAGACTGCACATGCAAAGCTGAAGAAATAACTTGGTAATAGCATGTGTACATTTGGAACATCATGGGATAAAATTCATCCTTTAATAGAATTGCAACACACTGAAATAAAAGCATCATTTGAGAGGAGTCTGTCATTTGTGCAACATGACTGCAGGAAAGAAGACTTCAAGGAGTTGATTGGTTTTGTATCTATTTCTGTGTTGGATAATATTATGGTTGAGCTAAAGCAGTTAGATTATATTGAGGTTGATCCAATATCATGTGGTTGCATAATAAAACACACACGGATTACCATGTGCACATGAGATGCAAGAGTTCAAACAGACTCATAGGCCCATTCCACTTGATTGTATTCATCCTCGTTGGAGGAAGCTAGATTTTTTGGAGCCCCGACCTATTGCTACACCGAACAATCCTCCAGAAAATGCACAGTTAGAATTATTTGTGAAGTGGTTTCAAAGTTGTAGTTCTGAGACAAAGAGACATGTTAGTATGAAGTTACAAGAGATCATGAATCCCGCATCTACCACGCTTACACAACCCCAGCTGaagattaaaacaaaaggtCGTCCAAAAGTTGACACATCTACTCGACGTTTGCCTTCTGCTTTTGAGGTTGTCTTATTTGGTCAAGATAGTGCACACTcgattgacaaagttgttacAAGACCGCCACGTAAGAAGCCAAAGACCATACCCCAAAAGCTTTCAGTATTCAATAGTCAGACACAACCATTGCCATATGTGAATCCAAAGAAGCAGCCTTTGAAGCTACCTGTAAGTAGTTACAATATTACATTTGTATACTGTcgtttatattataatttgggTGTAATTGTAATATGCAGGCCTATAGGCCTAAACCCATTGTAGATGACTCTTGCTTAACACCAGAGTTTAACAAGTGGTTTCCTAAACATATGTTGATACATATTAGAGGGGCACAAGATGTTAAGAGTGATGGTAATTGTGGTTTTAGAGCCATTGGATCATTGATGGGATTTGGTGACAATGCTTGGTGCAAAGTACGCAGAGACTTGTTGAAGGAGTTGAGGAAGGAATCTGTCATATACGAGTTAATATTAAATGGTAAGGAACGGGTACAACATATGAGTATATATTGGACTATTTTGAGGACTTCCCATTTCAAGATAGGTGGATGACTATACCAGATATGGGACACCTCATTGCATCTTGTTATAATGTAATCCTCATGACTTGGTCAGTGCATCAGTCACTTACATTTTTTCCAGATGAGACTGCTCCATTGGATTTTATCTATCACCGTGAGATTTCGATTGGATTTGTTAACCACAATCACTGGATTAAGGTAAAACAAATAAGATgtttatgcatatatatatatatatgtttgtttacTATTCTTTTCACATaacttgatttatttttttattttttattttacaggtTTATTTGGAAGGTCAACACCCTATGCCACCAGTTGATGAGTGTTGGTTGAGATGTGCAATCATAACTGCATCAGATTGGCTTACGCCATATCAGGATCGTATAGGTCAATTTAGATATGAAGCTAGTGTAACAGACCCTTATGATAATGACCCTATATTTATTGAGTAGTTTTGTGAAGCATCATATTGGTGACATTAATAAGGAAGTCACAAGGCAAATAAAACCTTTTCTCTATTCAAAAGCTTAACTTTGTTAAGTAAGGACAGACTATTTATCAGTGCTTCCCAAAATGATACGATCTTGAATTCCAACAAAATGTGTATTAGCATTCTTATCCGGAGAGCTTTCTCAAATATTTTTCCTGTATTTAGAGGtaacaaacaataaaagtTGGAGAGCAAACCAGAGATGATATGCCTGAAATTTCAAGATGAGTATCAAcactaattttaatttaactaTAATAATCAGCAGTGATAATtgtaacaagaaaaaagaaatgccagtaaatttatagaaaaacttCAATGGAGTTTTTCTGTGTCTCTGTGTTTACTCTGAATTTATGTTAAAGATAAGAACTTGGAAGTCTTTGCACTTCAGCTAAACTAAACattcagagaaagagagagagagagagagagagagagagaaacctaTTTTTGAACTGCTGGATATGCTTGAAAAACAACACACAAAGACCTTTTTAGCAAAGGAGATAAGCACAGAAGAAGCTCATGATAACCTCAAAACTaccaaaaatgtaattttggTTGAGAAAGCAATTtactttgaaataaaattaaaaaaatacatacggCAGGCAGAGAAAGGCTGTGTTTGGTTGTGGAGCTGTCTCTTTTCGAAATGATTTTGATCCACTATTTCCTTTTATGTTGGACTACGGAGGGACCTCCATGGAAGATCTTAGGCGATGTGGCATTTTCTGAGAATTGCAGGTTGTCTCCACCATGGAAGATCGCTAAGAGGTCCTCGATCCCAGCTTCCAACTACGAATAGTCCATCTAGAGAGGTTGGGAAAGTTGGAACAAATAAATTTCACAGTAGCATAGTAGTATATAACTGAAACATGCATAAAAAATCACTATTAATGAAAGAGGTGGTGATTGCAAGAACTTGGAATTGCAGAAAAAGTGTCAACAGTTTTAGTAAAAGCATAAATTCATATGAAAAGTCAAAGATTTATCAacactattaaaaaaagagtgcttctaaacaaacccaattaattttagggttcgtttagcagcactctaaaaaaatcaagctcaaaatcaactataaaataatgctACAAGTATTAGGGTGTATcaggggtatttttggtagttctatagggtgtacttagttaattttacattttaattaaaatattagggtgtacttaaatcatagggtgtactcaattaattttagagttcatttagcagcactctataTTTTTGAGAGGCCATCATTCAATATGAAAGTGTGTGGAATTAAAATTCATATCGGGTCAACATAGTGACTTGACATAAAGTTTGGATATAATGGAGGCTTAAATTATGTATAGAAAAAAGCTAAAAACAAATCATGCTTTCCATATTCAATGTACACATAGAAAACCTACTTAGATCTgtatcaaataattttttttagcctACTCCTATAAAATTTCCTGGATCCGCCATTGTTTATTACCCAACCTGCAATTTCCTATCCTCCAACACTAAACCACGTCGACTTCTTATGATGTCGTCTTACTCCAGCACTTGTTACCCAACCTCCAATTTCCTATCTTCCATCACTAAGTCATAGACTTGCTGAGTTGCAGTTTTCTTCCACCACTTAAAAACAACTACCAACCTGCCAGTATTCCAATCACTGGTCCAACTTCAACCGTCCTCATTTAAAGCTTTAGACCAACGACTGCTCCTCCTGtgtctataaaaaaaaggctttAGCCAGGAACCGGGAGACCAAGGAAGACATTGGCAAGCTTACCCTCCGTTGGAAATCACTCAAAAACAAGCTTTAGCCTTCTCAACTCAAATACATCCTCCGCTTTCCAGAAACCACTGCCGTAAACACATAAAGGTGGAGTTTCGTATTTTcgtgaaaaataatattatgttgAAAAATGATTATGGGTATTTTATCAAGTGATTTTGGATTGAGACTATTGGATGAAGAATGATTATGGATATTTTCTGCAGAATCTGTAGAAAACCAGCCATGAGCCCAATTTTGGAGCttgatttctctttctttatagCTCCGTTTTGAGTTTGGTTTATTGGATTAGAAACTAGAATTAATAGGCTTTCCAACCATTATAATTTAGTTAATTTCTGCTGATATTTGGTCAGTCAAAATGAAATGCAAAACTctagaacaaaaaaaatacataattttttagaaGATGATGAACAGTAACCGCAGCCAAGCCCACTTGCATCTCCTGCAAGTGCCGGCGCGTGGCGACTATTTCGACAGCCTGTAATGCCATATTTTTTGTCCATTCAACTTGATTTCTCGATCCCAATCCAATGATATATGTCTTGAGTCAATCTGAGGCTGTGCGTCAAGGCGGATTTTGTTTGAAACGTCGGTTGATATGGGGCACACGTGACCCAAATGGTGACTTTTGGAAAACGGGTGTCCTTAGCCTTGTTTCGGTGTCGACAGAGTGTAGGACACAGTTTTAGATTATTTTGAATGAGATTTGACCGCTTTGGACCCCGGGTTGGTCCCAGGGGC
This window encodes:
- the LOC18792652 gene encoding uncharacterized protein LOC18792652 produces the protein MQEFKQTHRPIPLDCIHPRWRKLDFLEPRPIATPNNPPENAQLELFVKWFQSCSSETKRHVSMKLQEIMNPASTTLTQPQLKIKTKGRPKVDTSTRRLPSAFEVVLFGQDSAHSIDKVVTRPPRKKPKTIPQKLSVFNSQTQPLPYVNPKKQPLKLPAYRPKPIVDDSCLTPEFNKWFPKHMLIHIRGAQDVKSDGNCGFRAIGSLMGFGDNAWCKVRRDLLKELRKESVIYELILNVHQSLTFFPDETAPLDFIYHREISIGFVNHNHWIKVYLEGQHPMPPVDECWLRCAIITASDWLTPYQDRIGQFRYEASVTDPYDNDPIFIE